The Atribacterota bacterium region TCTTTATATCCCCACCAGTAATAAAGTAAAATAATTTGCCTGTCCTGTCTTTTCAAGTGGTTAATATTTTCATATAAAGTGATTTTGTCAACCTGATTTTCAATTGTGTTTTTTGACATGTCTATTCCTCCTTTGAAGTGTAGGCTCATGTTTCAGGTCAGCCGTTGGTCGTTAGTATTTGGTATTTAGTAAAAATAATCTTAATAAAACCAATTATCCTCTTTCCAAATTAGTTATTTGAAATAACTTAGTAAATATTTATTGATTCTGTTTTTTTATTAAAGAATTAAATGCAAATGTTAATAAACTAAAATTCATAAACAGTCTATTTAGCCA contains the following coding sequences:
- a CDS encoding sigma factor-like helix-turn-helix DNA-binding protein, coding for MSKNTIENQVDKITLYENINHLKRQDRQIILLYYWWGYKDAEIGKMLNLSQQSVNYNRKKATKQLRNKIYQSFQ